The following coding sequences are from one Bacillus kexueae window:
- a CDS encoding nucleotide pyrophosphohydrolase — protein sequence MSNKTMKQLQEEVDAYIGQFKEGYFSPLAMLARLTEELGELAREINHHYGEKPKKKTEKEKAIEEEVGDLLFVLICLANSLQIDLEQAHDLVMNKFQTRDKDRWTKKEEVE from the coding sequence ATGTCAAATAAAACGATGAAGCAATTACAAGAGGAAGTAGATGCTTATATTGGGCAATTTAAAGAAGGATATTTTAGCCCGTTAGCTATGCTTGCTCGGTTAACAGAAGAGTTAGGCGAATTGGCACGTGAAATTAATCATCATTATGGTGAGAAACCAAAAAAGAAAACCGAAAAAGAAAAAGCAATTGAAGAAGAAGTAGGGGACTTACTATTTGTACTTATTTGTTTAGCTAACTCACTTCAAATAGATTTGGAGCAAGCACATGACTTAGTCATGAACAAATTCCAAACGCGTGATAAAGATCGTTGGACGAAAAAAGAAGAGGTGGAATGA
- the aroA gene encoding 3-phosphoshikimate 1-carboxyvinyltransferase gives MSDKRILSKKTTLRGEIDVPGDKSISHRAVMFGALAEGKTTIEHFLTGEDCLSTISCFKKMGVDIQLDGDTVTVNGKGINGLEEPSDILDVGNSGTTTRLMLGILAGRPFHTCIIGDESIAKRPMDRVTIPLKMMGAYIDGRHEGRFTPISTRGGKLKGIEYHSPVASAQVKSAILLAGLQADGTTSVTEPHKSRDHTERMLQKFGVKVVEDGNTVRIEGGQKLKGQHVYVPGDISSAAFFLVAGAITPNSEITLTNVGINPTRTGILEVLQRMGAEIEIIEKSNEAEPIADIIVKTSELKATQIDGELIPRLIDEIPIIALLATQAKGTTVIKDAAELKVKETNRIDTVVRELRKLGANIEATDDGMIIHGDTQLTGGVTVSSHGDHRIGMMLAIASLICEHSIELEGYEAISVSYPSFFDHLNKLVTSQ, from the coding sequence ATGAGCGATAAACGAATTTTATCTAAGAAGACGACTTTACGAGGTGAAATCGATGTTCCGGGAGACAAATCGATTTCTCACCGTGCAGTTATGTTTGGTGCTTTAGCAGAAGGAAAAACGACGATTGAACACTTTTTAACGGGAGAAGACTGTTTAAGCACGATTTCATGTTTTAAAAAGATGGGCGTAGATATTCAGTTAGATGGAGATACCGTTACAGTTAACGGGAAGGGTATTAACGGATTAGAAGAACCATCCGACATTTTAGATGTTGGAAACTCAGGAACGACAACTCGTTTAATGCTTGGAATATTAGCAGGTCGCCCATTCCATACATGCATCATCGGGGACGAATCGATAGCAAAACGTCCAATGGATCGTGTGACCATTCCTTTAAAAATGATGGGAGCGTATATTGATGGGCGACATGAAGGTAGGTTCACTCCAATTTCTACACGTGGTGGCAAGCTAAAGGGCATCGAATATCATTCACCAGTAGCTAGTGCCCAAGTAAAATCTGCTATTCTTTTAGCAGGGTTGCAAGCTGACGGAACGACATCTGTTACTGAACCGCATAAATCACGTGACCATACAGAAAGAATGCTTCAAAAATTTGGGGTGAAAGTAGTAGAAGACGGTAATACAGTTCGTATTGAAGGTGGACAAAAGTTAAAAGGTCAACATGTGTATGTACCAGGAGATATCTCTTCTGCAGCTTTCTTTCTTGTAGCAGGGGCTATTACACCAAACAGTGAAATAACCTTAACAAATGTTGGCATTAACCCAACTCGAACTGGAATTTTAGAGGTACTTCAACGAATGGGAGCAGAAATTGAGATCATTGAAAAATCGAATGAAGCAGAACCAATCGCAGACATCATAGTAAAAACATCCGAGTTAAAAGCAACTCAAATTGATGGAGAGCTCATTCCGAGGCTGATTGATGAAATTCCTATTATCGCTTTATTGGCTACTCAAGCTAAAGGAACCACGGTGATTAAGGATGCCGCCGAATTGAAAGTGAAAGAGACCAATCGGATTGATACTGTTGTTCGTGAGTTACGAAAGTTAGGAGCAAACATAGAGGCAACAGATGATGGAATGATTATTCATGGAGATACACAGTTAACAGGAGGCGTTACCGTTTCCAGTCATGGTGACCATCGAATTGGCATGATGTTGGCCATTGCTAGTTTAATTTGTGAACATTCAATCGAATTAGAAGGTTACGAAGCGATTTCTGTATCATACCCTTCATTCTTTGATCATTTAAATAAGTTAGTAACTTCTCAGTAA
- a CDS encoding prephenate dehydrogenase, protein MQNVLIIGLGLIGGSIALAIKKEHPTYRVVGFDVDEKQRKMAKLLNVIDEATNDLNKSVKEADFIFISTPVEQSIKIISHLSDIPIKKNTIITDVGSTKKKIIQYALKQLPDDVIFIGGHPMAGSHKSGVVAAKPHLFENAFYILSPAKTSDIEHVDRLKELLKGSKAQFILLDPEEHDEITGIISHFPHIIAASLVHQADRNEEKLPLLKRMAAGGFRDITRIASSNPMMWRDILIQNDKVIAQLFDDWIAEMNKLKQLVEEKNRDELYTYFSVAKEYRDGLPDKQKGAIPSFYDLYVDVPDYPGIISEVTGYLAKQQISITNIRIIETREEIYGVLRISFQTDEDRKRAKQCIEMYSKYECYID, encoded by the coding sequence ATGCAAAATGTGCTAATCATTGGATTAGGGTTGATAGGTGGTTCGATTGCATTAGCGATAAAAAAAGAACATCCAACCTACCGCGTTGTAGGGTTCGATGTCGATGAAAAGCAGCGGAAAATGGCCAAGTTATTAAATGTAATTGATGAGGCTACAAATGATTTAAATAAAAGTGTAAAAGAAGCGGATTTTATTTTCATTTCTACGCCTGTAGAACAATCCATTAAAATTATTTCTCATTTAAGTGATATTCCAATTAAGAAAAATACCATCATTACCGATGTAGGTAGTACGAAGAAAAAAATCATTCAATATGCTTTGAAGCAGCTTCCTGATGATGTTATTTTTATTGGTGGGCACCCTATGGCAGGTAGTCACAAATCTGGCGTGGTGGCTGCTAAACCACATTTGTTTGAAAATGCGTTCTATATCTTATCTCCAGCGAAAACGAGCGACATAGAACATGTAGACCGCTTAAAAGAGTTATTAAAAGGATCGAAGGCACAATTTATTCTCCTAGATCCCGAAGAACATGATGAAATTACAGGGATTATCAGTCACTTTCCGCACATTATTGCGGCTAGTCTTGTTCATCAAGCGGATCGAAACGAAGAAAAACTCCCATTGTTAAAACGAATGGCTGCTGGCGGATTCAGAGATATTACAAGAATTGCTTCGAGCAATCCAATGATGTGGCGGGATATTCTGATACAAAATGACAAGGTTATCGCACAATTGTTTGATGATTGGATTGCTGAAATGAATAAATTAAAGCAACTAGTTGAGGAGAAAAATCGGGATGAATTGTATACATATTTCTCAGTAGCGAAAGAATACCGAGATGGTTTACCTGATAAACAAAAAGGAGCCATACCGTCTTTTTATGATTTGTATGTGGATGTGCCTGATTACCCAGGGATTATATCTGAAGTGACAGGATACTTAGCTAAACAACAAATCAGTATAACGAACATACGGATTATTGAAACGAGAGAAGAAATTTACGGTGTTCTTCGCATTAGTTTCCAAACGGATGAAGACCGAAAGCGAGCGAAGCAATGTATTGAAATGTATTCAAAGTATGAATGCTACATCGATTAA
- a CDS encoding YitT family protein has product MLQVKVKNILFILLGSAIFAFGLVHFNMQNNLAEGGFTGITLLLYFTFNMDPSITNLLLNIPIFIIGWKLLGRTTFIYTIIGTVALSIFLWIFQENQFHIPLNEDMTLAALFAGVFIGVGLGIIFRYGGTTGGVDIIARLVHKYVGWSMGKTMLLFDGCVILLSLITYLTYREAMYTLVAVFVGARVIDLMQEGAYAAKGATIISEKNEAIADKILKNMDRGVTILKGQGSFTKKDRNVLYCVVSKNELFKLKQVITSVDPHAFVAVSDVHDVLGEGFTLDENKNPIER; this is encoded by the coding sequence ATGTTACAAGTCAAAGTTAAAAATATTCTCTTCATACTACTAGGGTCTGCTATCTTTGCCTTCGGACTTGTGCATTTTAACATGCAAAATAATTTAGCTGAAGGTGGATTTACAGGTATAACACTTCTACTCTATTTTACTTTTAACATGGATCCGTCCATCACGAACTTATTATTAAATATTCCTATTTTCATTATTGGATGGAAGTTACTCGGTAGAACTACATTTATTTATACGATAATAGGCACAGTTGCTCTCTCTATTTTTTTATGGATTTTTCAAGAAAACCAATTTCATATTCCGCTAAATGAAGATATGACATTGGCGGCATTGTTTGCCGGTGTTTTCATCGGTGTTGGCCTAGGTATAATTTTTCGATATGGTGGGACGACCGGTGGAGTTGATATCATCGCACGACTCGTTCATAAATACGTTGGGTGGAGTATGGGTAAAACGATGCTCCTTTTTGATGGATGTGTCATTTTACTATCGTTAATTACTTACTTAACATATCGTGAGGCCATGTATACTCTCGTAGCAGTTTTCGTAGGAGCCCGTGTGATCGATTTAATGCAAGAAGGGGCATATGCAGCAAAAGGTGCCACAATTATTTCCGAAAAAAATGAAGCAATTGCAGATAAAATATTAAAGAACATGGACCGAGGGGTCACCATCCTAAAAGGACAAGGGTCGTTTACAAAAAAAGACCGTAACGTCTTATATTGCGTAGTAAGTAAAAACGAATTATTTAAATTAAAACAAGTTATTACGTCCGTTGATCCTCATGCATTTGTTGCGGTTAGTGATGTTCATGATGTTTTAGGGGAAGGGTTCACCCTAGATGAAAATAAAAACCCGATAGAAAGATAA
- a CDS encoding ubiquinol-cytochrome c reductase iron-sulfur subunit, with product MSEKKHRVSRRQFLNYTLTGVGGFMAAGIFMPLVRFAVDPVLQPSGGGEFVNTKVKVDDLTSEPLRVDFTVKQKDAWYESEEPKSAWVYKTESGDIVALSPICKHLGCTVNWNSDPANPNKFFCPCHNGLYHKDGQNVQGTPPPSPLDRYELQVKDGFLYLGKAKPKGEA from the coding sequence ATGAGCGAGAAAAAACACCGTGTGTCAAGACGTCAATTTTTAAACTATACCCTAACTGGTGTAGGCGGTTTCATGGCTGCGGGGATTTTTATGCCTTTAGTCCGCTTTGCTGTTGACCCTGTGTTACAACCATCAGGTGGCGGGGAATTCGTTAATACGAAAGTAAAAGTCGACGATTTGACGTCAGAGCCTTTACGTGTTGACTTTACTGTAAAACAAAAAGACGCTTGGTATGAATCTGAGGAGCCAAAGTCTGCTTGGGTTTATAAAACAGAAAGCGGTGACATTGTAGCGCTTTCACCAATTTGTAAACATTTAGGGTGTACAGTCAACTGGAACAGTGACCCAGCAAACCCGAACAAATTCTTCTGTCCGTGTCACAACGGATTGTATCACAAAGATGGGCAAAATGTACAAGGTACACCACCTCCATCACCGTTAGATCGATATGAACTTCAAGTGAAAGACGGTTTCTTATACTTAGGTAAAGCAAAACCAAAAGGGGAGGCGTAA
- a CDS encoding menaquinol-cytochrome c reductase cytochrome b/c subunit, which translates to MHRGKGMKFVGDSRVSAERKPNIPKDYSEFPGKTEAFWPNFLLKEWMVGAVFLIGYLCLTIAHPSPLERVADPTDTGYIPLPDWYFLFLYQLLKYYYAAGPYTVIGAIIMPGLAFGALLFAPFLDRGPERRPHKRPVAVGMMLLALAASVYLTWESVVQHDWEKAAEQGKIQAEAEIDTESEGYQIYSDQGCLSCHGETLQGGAAAPSLVDTGLTAEEIAKIAVEGQGGMPGGIFKGTDEELQVLSEFIANVTSK; encoded by the coding sequence ATGCATCGCGGAAAAGGTATGAAATTCGTTGGAGACTCGCGAGTTTCCGCAGAAAGAAAGCCAAATATTCCTAAGGATTATTCTGAATTTCCAGGGAAAACGGAAGCGTTCTGGCCAAACTTCTTATTAAAAGAGTGGATGGTTGGTGCGGTATTCTTAATTGGGTATTTATGTTTAACGATCGCTCATCCATCACCGTTAGAGCGTGTTGCTGACCCAACAGATACAGGATATATTCCTTTACCTGACTGGTACTTCTTATTCTTATATCAGTTATTAAAGTATTACTACGCTGCAGGTCCTTACACAGTAATTGGAGCGATTATTATGCCAGGTTTAGCCTTTGGTGCACTGTTATTTGCTCCGTTTTTAGATCGTGGTCCAGAGCGTCGTCCTCATAAGCGTCCAGTTGCTGTTGGTATGATGCTTTTAGCGCTCGCAGCTTCTGTTTATTTAACTTGGGAATCAGTTGTTCAGCATGACTGGGAAAAGGCTGCTGAGCAAGGAAAGATTCAAGCGGAAGCAGAAATTGATACAGAATCGGAAGGATACCAAATTTATTCTGATCAAGGCTGTCTATCTTGTCACGGTGAGACATTGCAAGGAGGAGCTGCTGCTCCATCTTTAGTTGACACTGGTCTTACAGCTGAAGAGATTGCAAAGATTGCTGTAGAAGGACAAGGTGGAATGCCTGGGGGAATCTTCAAAGGTACTGATGAAGAATTACAAGTCCTTTCAGAATTTATTGCTAATGTAACTTCCAAATAA
- the ypjB gene encoding sporulation protein YpjB, with translation MKKLFCIVLSVFMFFLFSHTGEANEGLDELNHISDMAWQLSKQNRFEETAQLLTYFDQKFEELAFFQEEFTTDQLKTIYSTKEKAYEKVLDETIPTEERVKAVTQFRLVVDALSSEHQPLWGTMEEPIMTTFSNLKENIESGDYDSFEEEWGHFRFLYSMIYPSLTIDANEQHIKRVETHISAIESNLYENMTEHTKFEQLVAIEEALEDLFHQAEQDDADPSLLWVMISTGSIIFLALSYAGWRKYRGEVSKLPSKQNSKHY, from the coding sequence ATGAAAAAGCTCTTTTGTATTGTGCTTTCGGTTTTTATGTTTTTTTTATTTTCTCATACAGGAGAAGCAAACGAGGGATTGGATGAACTGAATCATATATCGGATATGGCGTGGCAACTTTCCAAGCAAAATCGATTTGAAGAAACCGCTCAACTACTCACATATTTTGATCAAAAGTTTGAGGAGCTAGCGTTTTTTCAAGAGGAATTTACGACTGACCAATTAAAAACGATTTATTCTACAAAAGAGAAAGCATATGAAAAAGTGTTGGACGAAACCATCCCAACAGAGGAACGTGTAAAAGCAGTTACCCAATTTCGTTTAGTTGTGGACGCTCTTTCATCCGAGCATCAGCCCCTATGGGGGACGATGGAAGAGCCAATTATGACAACTTTTTCTAACTTGAAAGAAAATATTGAAAGTGGGGATTACGATTCATTCGAAGAAGAGTGGGGACATTTTCGATTCCTTTATAGTATGATTTATCCTAGCTTGACGATTGATGCAAATGAGCAGCATATAAAAAGAGTGGAAACTCACATATCTGCCATTGAGAGCAACTTATACGAGAATATGACTGAGCATACTAAGTTCGAACAACTCGTTGCTATAGAAGAGGCGCTTGAAGATTTATTTCATCAAGCAGAACAAGACGATGCTGACCCGTCTCTACTTTGGGTTATGATTTCAACGGGAAGTATAATCTTTCTCGCATTATCGTATGCAGGTTGGAGGAAGTATAGAGGGGAAGTATCTAAACTCCCTTCAAAACAAAACAGTAAACATTATTAA
- the hisC gene encoding histidinol-phosphate transaminase, with product MKVKEQLTKLNPYQPGKPIDEVKQQFNLQKVVKLASNENPFGCSEKVKESLQQAVNQMAIYPDGYAAKLRKKLAKMLNVEENQLIFGNGSDEIVQIICRAYLMPGVNTVMATPTFPQYKHNAVIEGAEIREIPLTEGAHDLEKMLEAIDEQTRVVWVCNPNNPTGVYIDKESLDVFIERVPKTTLIVLDEAYYEYVTQNNYPNSLSYLSTYENVIVLRTFSKAYGLASLRIGYGISNPALIREMEPAREPFNTNVFAQVAAEAALDDQAFIQSCRKQNEEGLKQFYQFCEDYNLQYYPSQGNFILIDFQKDGQKLFEDLLQRGFIVRSGKALGFPTSLRITIGSKEENEAIIEELKQLIS from the coding sequence ATGAAAGTGAAAGAACAGTTAACGAAGTTGAACCCTTACCAACCGGGAAAGCCGATTGATGAAGTAAAACAACAATTTAACTTGCAAAAAGTAGTGAAATTAGCTTCGAATGAGAATCCATTCGGTTGTTCAGAGAAAGTAAAGGAATCGTTACAGCAAGCCGTGAATCAAATGGCTATTTATCCCGATGGATATGCGGCGAAATTACGTAAAAAACTTGCAAAAATGTTGAATGTTGAAGAGAATCAATTAATCTTCGGAAATGGTTCAGATGAAATCGTTCAGATTATTTGCCGTGCCTATTTAATGCCAGGGGTAAATACTGTTATGGCAACTCCTACATTTCCTCAATATAAGCACAATGCTGTTATTGAAGGCGCAGAGATTCGTGAGATCCCTTTAACTGAAGGAGCCCACGATCTTGAAAAGATGCTTGAAGCAATCGATGAACAAACAAGGGTAGTATGGGTATGTAACCCAAATAACCCTACTGGAGTTTATATTGATAAAGAATCATTAGATGTATTCATTGAGCGTGTACCTAAAACGACTCTAATTGTTTTGGATGAGGCTTATTATGAATATGTCACCCAAAACAATTATCCGAATTCGCTTTCGTATCTATCAACATATGAAAATGTGATAGTGTTACGAACTTTTTCGAAGGCATATGGGCTTGCTTCATTACGAATAGGATATGGAATTAGTAATCCAGCGTTAATACGAGAAATGGAGCCAGCTCGTGAACCCTTTAACACGAATGTATTTGCACAAGTGGCAGCCGAGGCTGCTCTTGATGATCAAGCGTTTATTCAATCTTGCCGTAAACAAAATGAAGAAGGTTTAAAGCAATTCTATCAATTTTGTGAGGACTATAATCTTCAATACTACCCATCTCAAGGGAATTTTATTTTAATTGACTTTCAAAAAGACGGTCAAAAGCTTTTTGAAGACCTTTTACAAAGAGGGTTTATCGTTCGTTCTGGTAAAGCTTTAGGATTTCCTACTTCGTTACGAATTACAATCGGTTCAAAAGAGGAAAATGAAGCAATCATCGAAGAATTGAAACAGTTAATAAGTTGA
- the qcrB gene encoding menaquinol-cytochrome c reductase cytochrome b subunit, translating into MLNKIYDWVDERLDITPLWRDIADHEVPEHVNPAHHFSAFVYCFGGLTFFVTVIQVLSGMFLTMYYVPDIKNAWESVYYLQNEVAFGQIVRGMHHWGASLVIVMMFLHTLRVFFQGAYKKPRELNWIVGVLIFFVMLGLGFTGYLLPWDMKALFATKVGLQIAEATPLIGTQVKILLAGHEEIVGAQTLARFFAIHVFFLPAALFGLMAAHFLMIRKQGISGPL; encoded by the coding sequence ATGCTTAACAAGATTTATGATTGGGTAGACGAGCGTTTAGATATTACGCCTTTATGGCGAGATATTGCCGACCATGAAGTACCAGAGCACGTTAACCCAGCTCATCATTTTTCAGCATTTGTATATTGCTTTGGCGGCTTAACTTTCTTCGTAACAGTTATCCAAGTGTTATCGGGGATGTTTTTAACGATGTACTATGTTCCGGATATTAAAAACGCTTGGGAATCCGTTTATTATCTTCAAAACGAAGTAGCTTTCGGACAAATTGTACGCGGAATGCATCACTGGGGAGCTAGTCTTGTAATCGTTATGATGTTCTTACATACATTGCGCGTATTCTTCCAAGGTGCTTATAAAAAACCTCGTGAGTTAAACTGGATTGTCGGAGTATTAATTTTCTTCGTTATGTTAGGTTTAGGATTCACAGGTTATTTATTACCTTGGGATATGAAAGCGTTATTCGCAACAAAAGTAGGTCTTCAAATTGCCGAAGCAACACCATTAATTGGTACTCAAGTAAAAATTCTTTTAGCAGGACATGAAGAAATTGTCGGTGCTCAAACATTAGCTCGTTTCTTTGCTATTCACGTATTCTTTTTACCGGCAGCTTTATTTGGTTTAATGGCTGCTCACTTCTTAATGATTCGTAAACAAGGTATTTCGGGTCCTCTGTAA
- a CDS encoding tetratricopeptide repeat protein — protein sequence MNQEIQKVIEYVEAGRTEEGLAQLKKIEKSAHDEEKFLIADLYYQWGMVEDALRIAEDLQLLYPEEADITLLLSEIYMELDEEEKVIQLLSTIPSSHPSYPRSLILLADLYQLQGLPEVSEQKLLEAKSLLPDEKIIDFALGELYFHLAQYKKAISAYELVLKEVEEITNINVHSRLAECLSLNGQFEEALEHYQKGIQSHADLHTFFGYGITAMQAEYYQTAITQLEKVKEMDPEYTSVYLPLARSYEHEGMLKESLDAVKSGIQYDEFNKELYYYGGKIALKMQSVQQAEQLMQEALALDPGYIEAAITLTDVYNEDERYEETVELLTDLINKFDEFDPKFDWNLAKAYNGIEQYSDALKHYERAYTFFKEDIDFLQEFAYFALEEGDRKRAKSLFEEAAKLDSTNVEIQDMILQLEDNFS from the coding sequence TTGAATCAAGAAATACAAAAGGTCATTGAATACGTTGAAGCGGGAAGAACGGAGGAGGGGCTTGCTCAATTAAAGAAAATAGAAAAAAGCGCGCACGATGAAGAGAAGTTTTTAATCGCAGACTTGTATTATCAATGGGGAATGGTCGAAGATGCGCTAAGAATTGCTGAAGATTTACAATTACTATACCCTGAGGAAGCCGATATCACACTTTTATTATCAGAAATTTATATGGAACTTGACGAAGAAGAAAAAGTCATCCAGTTATTATCAACGATACCATCTTCACACCCATCTTATCCTCGAAGTCTCATCCTGCTCGCAGATTTATATCAACTCCAGGGCTTACCAGAAGTGAGCGAGCAAAAATTATTAGAAGCAAAATCGTTATTACCGGATGAAAAGATTATTGACTTTGCATTAGGAGAATTATACTTCCATTTAGCTCAATATAAAAAAGCGATCTCCGCATATGAACTGGTACTTAAAGAAGTAGAGGAAATCACGAATATAAATGTCCACAGTCGCTTAGCTGAATGCTTAAGTTTAAATGGGCAATTTGAAGAAGCGCTTGAACATTATCAGAAAGGTATTCAGTCTCATGCTGATCTTCACACATTTTTTGGTTATGGCATTACAGCGATGCAGGCAGAATATTACCAAACGGCGATTACTCAGCTAGAAAAGGTAAAAGAAATGGACCCGGAATACACATCAGTTTACTTGCCGTTAGCGCGTAGCTATGAGCATGAAGGCATGCTTAAAGAGAGCTTAGATGCTGTTAAATCTGGAATCCAATATGATGAGTTTAATAAGGAACTTTATTATTACGGAGGAAAGATTGCATTAAAGATGCAATCAGTTCAGCAAGCAGAACAATTAATGCAAGAAGCTCTAGCACTTGATCCAGGTTATATTGAAGCCGCTATAACACTGACAGATGTATACAATGAAGACGAACGTTACGAAGAAACGGTAGAACTATTGACGGATCTCATAAACAAATTCGATGAATTTGACCCTAAATTTGATTGGAACTTAGCAAAAGCATATAACGGAATTGAACAATATTCGGATGCATTAAAACATTATGAACGTGCATATACTTTCTTCAAAGAAGACATCGACTTTTTACAAGAGTTCGCCTATTTTGCTTTAGAGGAAGGGGATCGGAAAAGAGCGAAAAGCTTATTTGAAGAAGCGGCAAAGTTAGACAGCACCAATGTCGAAATTCAAGATATGATTTTGCAGTTGGAAGACAACTTTTCGTAA
- a CDS encoding YpiF family protein: protein MKWEGKEIDQYLQSKDYVDTVVIPLVPVGFDHQLKQIVSKGEFVLTLANELERQLKGRILLLPPITYLVNSEENKDNHLQKWKATIKPHFKHVIFLTSDENWRTEGDDEIIWVPTVPLEHMDTNLKRKLLQDQIEQILNILLQSWNK from the coding sequence GTGAAATGGGAAGGAAAAGAAATTGATCAATATTTACAATCAAAAGATTATGTAGATACTGTTGTTATACCACTAGTTCCGGTTGGGTTTGATCATCAGCTGAAACAAATCGTTTCAAAAGGAGAGTTTGTTTTAACCCTTGCTAATGAATTAGAACGACAATTAAAGGGGAGAATTTTATTACTTCCACCCATTACCTATTTGGTAAATTCAGAAGAAAATAAGGATAATCATTTACAGAAGTGGAAAGCTACAATTAAACCGCATTTTAAACATGTAATATTTCTCACAAGCGATGAAAATTGGCGAACAGAAGGGGATGATGAAATCATTTGGGTCCCGACGGTACCACTGGAACATATGGATACGAACTTAAAACGGAAGCTTTTACAAGACCAAATTGAACAAATTTTGAACATTTTATTACAATCTTGGAATAAATGA
- a CDS encoding ReoY family proteolytic degradation factor: MTTPVSVHEKKDFIRWFLNHYQLKRRECVWILNYLMSHDSLMEKVHFVEHAQYCPRGIIMSTHCVDEVPFRFYKENVMTTDAEKSFHDIRLNKDEALFIQLNFRLAYNSPEYAAVLEENPFKPRHLNVNEKDRVIAEKVLEESIRIFQKERLLKEIDQALDRQDKEAFQKLTEQLQLLKL, translated from the coding sequence ATGACAACCCCTGTATCTGTTCATGAGAAGAAAGATTTCATCAGATGGTTTTTAAATCACTATCAGCTGAAGAGAAGAGAGTGCGTATGGATTCTTAATTATTTAATGAGTCACGATTCGTTAATGGAGAAGGTACATTTTGTTGAACACGCCCAATATTGTCCAAGGGGAATTATCATGTCCACCCACTGCGTTGATGAAGTACCGTTTCGCTTTTATAAAGAAAACGTTATGACAACGGATGCAGAAAAGTCATTTCATGATATTCGCTTGAACAAAGATGAAGCTCTATTTATTCAGTTAAATTTCCGACTTGCTTATAACTCTCCTGAATACGCAGCGGTGTTAGAAGAAAATCCGTTTAAACCTCGTCATTTAAACGTGAACGAAAAAGATCGTGTGATTGCTGAGAAGGTTCTTGAAGAGTCCATTCGAATTTTTCAAAAAGAGCGTCTGTTAAAAGAAATCGATCAAGCATTAGACCGTCAAGATAAGGAAGCTTTTCAGAAGTTAACTGAACAACTTCAATTGTTAAAGCTTTAA
- a CDS encoding DUF1405 domain-containing protein, producing the protein MNWINFVLKQKTFLYIMLVINMVGTVYGYIWYGYQLKETPAYFLPFVPDSPTASLFFVFVLIAFLFKKNAKWFEALAIVTLFKYGIWAVLMNFFVLIETGHLSTAGWMLICSHLGMAIQGILYSPYYRFTTKHLVVASIWTMHNEIIDYVFGMMPRYSVLTQYMHQIGYFTFWLSILSIFIAYFLVLSPKAKKWPL; encoded by the coding sequence ATGAATTGGATCAACTTTGTTCTTAAACAAAAAACATTTCTATACATAATGCTAGTGATTAATATGGTAGGGACAGTTTACGGGTATATTTGGTATGGATATCAGTTAAAAGAGACGCCTGCTTATTTTCTCCCCTTTGTCCCAGATAGTCCAACCGCAAGTTTATTTTTTGTTTTTGTACTTATCGCATTTCTGTTTAAGAAAAATGCCAAGTGGTTCGAAGCGTTAGCAATTGTTACGCTGTTTAAATACGGAATTTGGGCAGTGTTGATGAACTTCTTCGTCTTGATTGAAACTGGCCATTTATCTACTGCAGGATGGATGCTCATTTGTTCTCATTTAGGCATGGCTATTCAAGGAATTCTCTATAGTCCCTATTATCGTTTCACCACTAAACACCTTGTTGTAGCAAGTATATGGACAATGCATAACGAAATTATTGACTATGTGTTCGGAATGATGCCGAGATATAGTGTATTAACACAATATATGCACCAAATCGGATATTTTACCTTCTGGCTTAGCATCCTTTCAATCTTCATAGCTTATTTTCTTGTTCTTTCACCAAAAGCTAAAAAGTGGCCACTTTGA